One Maribacter cobaltidurans genomic window carries:
- a CDS encoding T9SS type B sorting domain-containing protein has protein sequence MNRKIYITFLALFLGYFSNAQREGAIWYFGDGAGVDFNSGAPVALTNGQLYTNEGCATISDRNGSLLFYTDGSSVYNRNHVFMQNGTGLNGNYSSTHSAVVVPKPGSISEYYIFTVDVVQPGSKGFQYSIVDMSLDGGLGAIVEKNVPVFPEVTERIAAYKKSFANEFWIVTRKANGNEFMAYNLTAAGLNITPVISAIGIPSYGNNRASGQIEISQDGKRLALANAWEAQVFDFNENTGEVTNEITVMTNVNSYGVEFSPNGNLLYVSFYGGICQLNLLAGLEAEIQNSKYSLLNNFPVEAYASSQTGPDGKIYITKRTKEYLDVIHEPNNIGAACDYRYNDFYLDGRRGLLGLPTFISNINTLEGFIQYEGTCLGDDTIFKADFDNPSATILWDFGDGTTSTDVSPVHEYMATGTYLVSLTLTEGIQSNTENVEITISEYPVANTPTDLVGCTSYGSYNIDLPSFDPTVLGTQDPNDFSVAYFLSQADADSNVNALEPIHSFDYGTTPVYVRVSNANNGQCYDTTQFNIVAREAPLVDTITDWTVCDDDTDGLFTFDLSQKNTEIFNGQDETMFEILYFASQADADAGTNPLSLNYTNTAATEEIFVRFQNSTYTDCFRTGSFNIEVIPGVTANRPTDLSLCDDNNDGEAIFDLSQTDVEIIGTQNPGSLNISYHESQDDADAGTNQLNANAYLSTAYQSTIFVRVENASDTSCYDTTSFGLTIFDTPIVPTVTDWQVCDDNNDGFFLFNLSEKENEILNGASGVSVSFYVSQTDSETSQNPITGNYQNTSNPQTIHFRLENTNNSQCYTTGSFLLQVFDMPTAYTASNIIICDTEETGSHYFDLSQKDDEVLNGQNLLFYDISYFISENDALNNLSPLSKADYQNTNLNETIWARIQHTDLESCFDVSSFNVIVNPLPQMNMEERYVICPDSPDLVIDGGDFESYSWRDESGNEISNQPTLDITALGDYSLIVSQTTNGITCENTAYFEVVSSGAPETLEVDLNGFSDEIELELLANGIGEFEYSIDGENYQSSNSFTVFPGQYTVYVRDRYECRTITQDVTAMGYQRFFTPNGDGTNENWKIIGADLHQDAQLYIYDRYGKLLKQLAHNSEGWDGTYQGQPMPSSDYWFRFVYDQDQVYTGHFTLKR, from the coding sequence CTGGAGTAGATTTTAATTCTGGGGCACCCGTCGCTTTAACAAATGGACAACTATATACGAATGAAGGCTGCGCCACTATTTCTGATAGGAACGGTTCACTACTTTTTTATACGGACGGTAGTTCAGTTTATAATCGTAACCATGTGTTCATGCAAAATGGTACAGGCTTGAATGGTAATTATTCAAGTACGCATTCGGCCGTGGTGGTGCCAAAACCTGGTTCCATTAGTGAATATTACATTTTCACGGTGGATGTTGTTCAACCTGGCAGTAAAGGTTTTCAATACTCAATTGTAGATATGTCCTTGGACGGTGGGCTAGGAGCCATAGTTGAAAAAAATGTTCCTGTATTTCCTGAAGTTACCGAGAGAATAGCGGCTTACAAGAAGTCGTTTGCCAACGAATTTTGGATTGTTACGCGCAAGGCCAATGGAAACGAGTTTATGGCCTACAACCTTACAGCTGCGGGCCTAAATATAACACCTGTCATCAGTGCTATAGGAATACCCAGTTATGGCAACAACAGGGCCTCCGGTCAAATAGAAATCTCACAGGATGGCAAACGACTGGCTTTGGCAAATGCATGGGAGGCCCAGGTGTTTGATTTTAATGAAAATACAGGTGAGGTGACCAATGAAATAACAGTGATGACCAATGTAAACAGTTACGGTGTGGAGTTTTCTCCCAACGGGAATTTATTGTATGTGAGCTTTTATGGGGGAATATGCCAATTGAATTTGTTAGCCGGCTTGGAAGCGGAGATTCAAAATTCCAAATATTCACTGCTGAACAACTTTCCGGTTGAAGCGTACGCCTCCTCACAAACTGGACCTGATGGAAAAATATATATCACGAAGAGAACCAAGGAATATTTGGATGTAATCCATGAACCTAATAATATAGGAGCAGCCTGTGATTATAGATACAATGATTTTTATTTGGACGGAAGGAGAGGGTTGTTAGGACTACCTACTTTCATTTCAAATATTAACACCTTGGAAGGCTTTATTCAATATGAAGGTACTTGTTTAGGGGATGACACAATTTTCAAGGCAGATTTTGATAACCCTTCTGCCACTATTCTTTGGGATTTTGGCGATGGTACTACATCTACAGACGTTTCACCAGTACATGAATATATGGCTACTGGCACATATCTTGTAAGTCTTACACTAACGGAAGGTATACAAAGTAATACGGAAAATGTGGAGATTACCATTTCGGAATACCCGGTGGCCAATACGCCAACAGATTTGGTAGGATGTACCTCGTATGGTAGCTATAATATAGACCTACCCTCTTTTGATCCCACCGTGTTGGGTACACAGGACCCCAACGATTTTAGCGTAGCCTATTTTTTGTCCCAGGCTGATGCGGATAGCAATGTCAATGCCCTGGAACCCATACATTCCTTTGATTATGGAACTACCCCTGTGTATGTGAGGGTATCAAATGCGAACAACGGACAGTGCTATGACACCACCCAGTTCAACATCGTAGCTAGGGAAGCCCCGTTGGTGGATACCATAACTGATTGGACGGTCTGCGATGACGATACGGACGGACTTTTTACTTTTGACCTTTCCCAAAAGAATACGGAGATTTTCAACGGTCAGGATGAAACCATGTTCGAAATCCTGTATTTCGCCTCCCAAGCCGATGCCGATGCTGGGACAAATCCATTGTCTTTGAACTATACCAATACGGCAGCTACGGAAGAGATTTTTGTACGCTTTCAGAACAGTACCTATACCGACTGTTTCCGAACCGGAAGTTTCAATATTGAAGTGATTCCCGGAGTAACAGCCAACCGACCGACCGACCTGTCCCTTTGTGATGACAACAATGATGGGGAAGCCATTTTCGACCTGAGCCAAACGGATGTGGAAATCATTGGCACGCAAAATCCTGGTAGCTTGAACATCAGCTATCACGAATCACAGGACGATGCGGATGCAGGAACAAACCAATTGAACGCTAATGCCTATTTAAGTACAGCCTATCAAAGCACCATATTTGTTCGTGTGGAGAATGCCTCCGATACCAGTTGTTATGATACCACATCATTTGGCCTGACTATTTTTGATACGCCCATAGTGCCAACGGTAACCGATTGGCAGGTGTGTGACGATAATAATGATGGATTCTTTTTATTCAATCTATCCGAAAAGGAAAATGAGATTTTGAACGGAGCTTCGGGTGTCAGTGTTTCATTTTATGTTTCTCAAACCGATTCTGAAACATCTCAAAACCCAATTACTGGGAATTATCAAAATACGAGCAATCCGCAGACCATCCATTTCAGATTGGAAAATACAAATAACTCCCAGTGTTATACCACAGGTTCCTTTCTGTTGCAGGTATTCGATATGCCCACGGCCTATACGGCATCCAATATAATAATTTGCGACACCGAAGAAACGGGTAGCCATTATTTCGACCTTTCCCAAAAGGACGATGAGGTATTGAACGGACAGAATCTTTTGTTTTACGATATAAGCTATTTTATCTCCGAGAATGATGCATTGAACAATTTGTCGCCCCTTTCAAAGGCCGATTATCAAAATACAAATTTGAACGAAACGATTTGGGCCCGTATCCAACACACCGATTTGGAAAGTTGTTTTGACGTATCCAGTTTCAATGTCATTGTAAATCCATTGCCACAGATGAACATGGAGGAACGCTATGTTATTTGTCCCGATAGTCCGGACTTGGTCATTGACGGGGGTGATTTTGAAAGTTATAGTTGGCGAGACGAAAGCGGAAATGAAATCAGTAACCAACCAACCTTGGATATAACCGCCTTAGGCGACTATTCTCTGATTGTCAGCCAGACTACCAATGGGATTACCTGTGAGAACACGGCCTATTTTGAGGTGGTGTCCTCAGGCGCTCCTGAAACCTTGGAAGTGGACCTTAATGGCTTTTCGGACGAGATTGAACTGGAACTTTTGGCGAACGGAATCGGGGAATTTGAATATTCCATCGATGGGGAGAATTATCAATCTTCCAATAGTTTTACGGTCTTTCCGGGTCAATACACGGTCTACGTTCGGGATAGATACGAATGTAGGACGATTACTCAAGACGTGACCGCCATGGGCTACCAACGTTTCTTTACCCCGAACGGAGATGGAACTAACGAAAACTGGAAGATAATCGGTGCCGACTTGCACCAAGATGCCCAACTCTATATCTATGACCGATATGGCAAGCTATTGAAACAATTGGCCCATAATTCGGAAGGGTGGGACGGTACCTATCAAGGGCAACCCATGCCTTCTTCGGATTACTGGTTTCGCTTTGTTTACGACCAAGACCAGGTCTATACGGGACATTTTACCTTAAAAAGGTGA